The genomic region TGAAATAGCTACCCCGGCATAAATGGCGTCTTCCAATTCAGGAGCCAGAATAGTGGTAAGGGCAGTTACAACCAGGACAATGGCATCGTTCCTGTTAGTTTTCAGAACCTTGGCCACAGCCTTCTTATCAATCATGGAGTAAGCCACCACCATGATTACCCCGGCCAAGCTGGCGTTAGGAATATATTTAGCATAAGGTGCAAAGAAAATTAATACGATCAAGATGATGAAACCAACCATCACCCCAGTTAATCTTGTTTTACCACCGTTTTGATAGGTAATGGCAGAACGGGTAAAGGAACCGGAACCGGGAATAGAGCTTAAGAAAGCACCGACCATATTGGCAAGTCCTTGCCCAATAAACTCCTGGTTGGGATCAATTTTTTGTAGTGTTCGGGAGGCAATGGCCTTAGATATGGACACAGCTTCCACCAGACCGATAATAGCAACTACCAAAGCCCCTACAGCCAGGTCACCGGCAGCTTCTAGACTAAAATTCGGCATGCTTAGTGGTGGAATAGCAGTGGGAATATTTCCAGCCATTTTTAAGCCATATTTTTCTAAATCAAAGACCATAACCAAGACAACTGAAAAAATGATACCTAACAAAGCACCGGGCAGGTTTTTATTTATTTTTTTGCATATTAAGATTACCGCAATGGTAAATAATCCCAGACCTAAAGCTACATAATTAGTTTTGTCAATGTTTTCAAAGCAAGCAATTACTTTACCGATACTTGAGAGGTGGCCGCTGGGTAATTTAATGCCTAACAGGCTGTTAAGTTGACCCATAGCAATAATTACACCGGCACCCGCGGTAAAGCCCACAATAACCGCATGTGACACATAGTTAACCAGGGATCCAAGCCTAAATACTCCCATAGCAAACTGAATGGCGCCAACCATAAAGGTTAACAGAAATAAGGTGGCGAAGAAATTCCCTTGACCAACATAAGCTGCCATATAACTGGAAATTAACAAGCAAATGGCATTGGTCGGGCCGGTGGCCAAGTGGTGTGAACTACCAAAGGCAGATCCAATGATAGTTAAAACGATGGCTGAGTATAAACCATAGGCAGGGGATACACCGGCAATCATGGCGTAAGCCATGGATTGAGGCAGTGCAACCACAGCAACAGTTAAAGCGGCAATCAAGTCAAATCTAAAGTTCTTTTTATCATAGGTTCTTAAGGTATCCACAATGGGTACAAATTTAGTTACATTCATGAGCATAGCCCCCAATAAAAAGTTTTAGCTATAAAAGGTGCTGCAAATATTGATTAATGGTTACAACATAAATGTTGTGAAACTTAGTGCTTTTATGGCAATAATAACAAGGTACAAAATGAATAAGGTGCTTATGATTTAATTAAGTACTCTACCTGCCAACTCTTTTGTTAGCCATACACCACCGCTAAATTTAATTAGCCGTGCATGTAAATCGTTTGATCTTCGTGCAATCTCCTCCTCTCTTAATATTGAAATTTACTTATTGACTAATAGGTAATTTATCATTTGTGGAATAAATACTACTTTTGCTCATTTTCTTTTTATGATACTCATGAATAATTAACTTACAGTTTTCAATTATTTTATGTCGAAGCCAACCTGGCTCTAACACCTCAACTTGACCGCCCCACTGCATTATCAAGCCGCCTACTTCTTTTAAACGTTTAGTTCTAATGTTAAAAATGTAATCTCCATCCAAGTTTCTTTGTCTAGCAACAATCTCTGCGGCTAAACTACGTGCTACCATACCGGCAGCTTTGGGAATAACTTTTAACTTTAACTCTTCTAAAGGTTCTTCTAATGAATCAGAGATAACTAATCGCTGCTTATGAATAGTAACTGCATCATTAAGGTTATAAGAAATAATCGGGCAAGTCAAAGGTAAAACTATGCCATTTTGGAGTAACCAGGTACGAAGTAATAACTCCTTGACAAACAAGATAGCAGATTGAATTTCGTTTTTAAGTTGTTCAAGATTACCTATCATGTCTAGCAGATATAAATCAGCACCCTGCTCCAGGTTATCGGGCTCTTTAATTATATATCCATGGCGGGATGTAACAGGATTAACGGTTTTTAAAATCTTAAAACCCATATTTTGCAGTTCATTGAAATACCGATAAATCTGCCTGGTACTAACATTGCATTTGTCAGCAAGTTGTTCTAAGGATGTACCGCCCAGTGTTTTACCTTGTCTAAGTTCCCTTAATACAATTTCCAGGTTTTGTGCATGGTTATGTTTTATTTTTAATTTTCTACTGACCAATGGCCAAACTTCACCCCCGTCCATTTGACGAAGTTTAATGGTAAAAATATTGAGCGATTTTGGCCTCCCCGGTGGCAAAGCTACTTTGTGCATGTATTAAAGTCTCAAACACCTGCCATTTATGCTCCACTTCTAAGTCTGCCAACATTTCCATTAGACTTGCTGAGTTATTAATATTAAGGTAACCTTGCTTTATTAGTGGTAACAAGAAAGTGCAAAGGACAACCACATCTATATTTAAATGAGGATAAGCTGCCGCTAACTTGGCGGCAAATTGTGCTTTTTGCCAGTACCCGTCAATTGTATCCCGGTTAATCGGTAAACTGTTTAAATCTAAGAGATCAATAATTTTATTTAGTAGTGTGATATCGGGTGAAAGATATGAATTAATTGGGCTTTCGTGGTTAATTTTCATAGTTCCAACCCCCAAGCTTTTTAAAAAGCATTTTCCTCCACCAATTCACTGACTTCCTTAAATATTTCAACGGGTCTTACCATGCCAATAACATTACCGTGTTCTAACACCGGCACGAGATCTAAATCCTGATTTAACAACAGGTAAATTGCATTAATTATATTGTCGTTGGCATTTAAACTTACAGTTCCTATAGGTCGCATAACATCTTTGACCTTTTTATGGGCATGGGCCAAACATAAACGAGTAAAAAATCCTTCCCAGTGTTTCGGTAAATCACCTGGTATTTGTAATGAGCCAATTACATCCCTAAAGCTGAGGGTGCCGACCAATCTTTTTTCTTTATCAAAGACTAATACCGATCGGTGAGGTTCTGATCCGGCTGTACATCCTGCATAAAAGGTGTTCTTCAAAACAAACATGGCATCTCGGAGGGAGTTTTCTAAGAAGACAGTGGCGTAATCCTGAATGGGAACCATGATGTCTTTAACCTTTTTTTCTAGATGGCCGGGCATCCGGTACTCAACCTCCCCTTATGAGAGACGCGTTTTTGTCAGTTTTATTGTTCTTCCTCATTAGACTCCTCTGCTAAGGAGAAGTATTTTTTCATAATCTCTACAATTACTTTACTGGTCTCAATCTCGTTAAAAACATTACAAGCATCAATTTTTTGCTGGGCCCACTCTGCAAATTGTGCACCAGTCATAATGATCTCCCCTAAATTATTGTTTAAAAAACGAATGGTTTGTATGTTTTCAGACACCCGAGCATTATATCCTTTATCTTAAAATAATTAACCAATCAGCTTTTAACATTTTTTCTATGTATGCTATAATTATGATTAACCAATGGGTTGATTAGTTTGATCCTAATATTACCTTTGCTAATTACTAAAGCAAGAATCGTGCCAATAAATTTAGTGTAGGATTTCATATAATTGTGGCCGGATTAAGGACTAATTTGTTTGTTATCATACAACAATCCTCTTGATAATGATGGGGATTCGGTCTTAAAAAATAAGTCTTTATTTACCTGGCTTTGCACCATCCGTAACAATCCTATGTTCTGTCTGTTATCAAACACCTTTTTAAGTTGTTGTTTGATAACAAACACCAGGGGGGTAACCTTATGCTAAAGATATGGAAAAACCAATCATTAGCTTTCCAAATTATGCTTACGGTTTCTGCCCTGATACTGATTCCCGTGCTGGTAATGATATATGACATTTTTTTTGCTTCAGCCAAAGATGAGATGCTTTTAAAAACTAAGGAAGAACGTCTTGGTACCATGGTTCAGACCACAGTTAAGGGATTAAACGATGTTTTATCAGAAAATCAGACCGGGTTTTCTACCCTGGCCACCAATGAACAAGTAAAAATATTAGGTGATGCTTTTAAAACAGTAGCCAAGCCGTTAGCTGATGCTAACCCGGGGGTTCGTTTAGGCCTTTATTATCCCAAAACCCACGATATCTTTGTTTATGGTTTTTTACATCAATACCGGCCTCTTTCACCGGATGAAATTAAACAGCGGCAAAAAAGAATTTTTAATGAGGCCTCCTCCGGTTTAACTGCTGTTTCTGCCACCAAGGAACCCTTATCTCGTATTACCGGCTCTCTGGGTGATCAAACTTTCGAATATTTGGCCCCAGTAATCCACAATGATGAATTGATTGCCATAGCCTGGGCCGATGAACAGGTACACCCTGTTGTCTCCCAAAGCAGACGCTTTAGCCTGATTGTCCGGTATTTAACATTATTTGGCTTAATCTTTGGCACCGCTACCGCCCTTTATGTCATTCATAATTTAGCCTCGGAGGTAAGCCTCATTAAAAAAGGATTAATTAGAATGGAAGAGGACTTTTCTGTACGTTTACCCCAAATGCCTGGTGAAATGGGTGAGGTTGTACAGGCCATCAACAACATGGCAGATTCTCTTAAAGAAAAGAAACGGCTGGAAGAAGAACTTCGACGCTCAGAGCGCTTGGCTGCCTTAGGGCGGCTGGTCACCGGTGTAGCCCACGAACTAAGAAACCCATTGGGCATTGTCAAAGCCACCGTGCAAGTTATGGAAGGTGAATATAAAAAAACAGTTCCAGGTATTGAAGAGTATACCAAAGTAATTTGCGAGCAAATTAATCGGGGAAATAAGGTGATTCAGGAGTTGCTGGATTTTGGTCGGCCAAGTAAGCCTATTGTTAGACCCACTGATCTTAACGGGTTGCTGGACTCAGTACTTACCTTTACTCACCCCATGCTCCGGCAAAACAAAATTGATCTTAATAAGGAATTGGCTCCTGATCTACCTTTAGCCGCCATTGACGCGGACAGAATTAAGCAAGTGTTTGTCAATTTAATTCTCAATGCTATTCAGGCCATGCCTGGCGGTGGGAAATTAACCATTAAAACGTTGGCTGAGAACGATAAGGTAAAGGTATGTTTCTCTGATACCGGCGGTGGTATAAACCCTGACGATCTACCCCGCATTTTTGATCCTTTTTATACAACCAAGGATGAAGGAGCCGGGTTAGGTTTGTCCATCAGCTACCAAATTATTCATATGCATAACGGCAAGATTTGGGTGGCGGAAACCTCTCCGTCTGGTACCACCATCTGTATTAGTCTACCTCAGTCCGCCCAGTGGAAAGGAAGTGTTTTACTTGACTCGGAAAATACTGGTCATTGATGATGAAGAGCACATGTGTTGGGCCTTGGAAAAGGGACTGCGCCAGGAAGGATATCAAGTATTAACAGCCACCAGAGGAAAACAAGGTCTGGAACTAATTCGCAATGAGGTTCCTTCTTTGGTGATACTGGATTTAAAAATGCCTGAAATGGACGGTCTGGAAGTTTTAGTTAGGGCAAAGGAGATGATGCCCAAGCTGCCGGTGATTATGATTACCGCCCACGGTACCATCGACACGGCCATTGAAGCCATGAAGCTGGGCGCAACCGATTATATTACTAAGCCCTTTGATTTAGATGAGTTAAAATTAGTAGTTAAACAAGCACTAATGGTAAATCAATTAGAGGTAGAAGTAAATTTTCTACGTTCGGAACTGTCCCAAAAATATGATCGTATCGTGGGTAACAGCCAGGCCATTCAGGATGTTTGTACATTAATTGAAAAGGTGGCGGATAGTAACGCCACTGTGTTAATCACCGGCGAGAGTGGCACCGGCAAAGAAGTTACCGCCCTAACCATCCATCAACTAAGTTCACGCCGGGATAAACCCTTTGTGCCTATTAACTGTGCTGCTTTACCTGAATCACTACTGGAAAGTGAATTGTTTGGTCATGAAAAGGGAGCTTTTACCGGGGCAGTGGCTCGAAAATTGGGTCGTTTTGAGTTGGCTAATGAGGGCACCCTCTTTCTTGACGAAATAACCGAAATGCCATTGTCCATGCAGGTTAAGTTACTGCGGGTACTGCAAGAGAAGACCTTTGAGCGAGTAGGCGGAACTGAAAGTATTCAGGTGGATGTACGGGTAATTGCAGCCACCAACCGTGATCCTATGGAATGTATTAAAAAGGGCACTTTCCGAGAGGATTTATATTACCGGTTAAATGTGCTGCCCATTAAGCTACCTCCCCTGCGGGAAAGGGTTGAGGATATTCCCTTACTGGTGATGCATTTTCTGAAAAAGTTTAATCCATCTAAGGAACCAGCCATTTCCCCGGATGCCATGGGCCTACTTTCTACCTACCAGTGGCCCGGTAACATTCGGGAACTGCAAAATGTTATTGAAAGGGCTGTTATATTATCCCAGGGGCAGGAAATAAAGCCCTATCATTTACCCAAGGAAATCCAGAAGACAGATACTAATAAGGGGTCTGAAGAACAAAATACCAGCCTGGTCATAAACTTCCCGGATCAAGGAATATCCCTGGAGGAATTGGAGAAGGAACTCATTCTCAAGGCGCTGGAGAAAAGTAATGGTAATCAAACTAAAGCCTCCCAATTGTTAGGTATCACCCGCTCGGCTTTATTGTATAGGGCCCAGAAGTATCAAATAAAGCTTTAAATCAAAAACACAACCTAAACCAGAAATACCGTACAATGTGGTATTTGGGTTAGGTTGTGTTTTTAGTTTTGAATCGGTGGACATTCTTCAGGCATTTTATCCGGACGGGTTCCCTTGTAACTGGGGTGTCTTAACCTGCCTTCGTGGCTGATTTCGGTGAAAGTAACTTCACAGACTATTTCCGGTTTAACCCAAGTGGGAAATCGCAGTTCCGCCTTTGGCACCTCTAAAACCGGTGATTCTATCACCAGGGGCTGTAGTAATGCTAATAATCTCATCTCCTCGTCCTCAGTAAAACCGGTTCCCACCTTGCCCATATAAACCCACCTGCCATGGTCAAAGCCGGCTAGAATTAAAGAACCCAAACTTCTATGCCCTTCCCCTTTTTCCCAACCGCAAATCACCAGTTCAGCGGACTGAATCCTTCTAATCTTCTTCCAATAGCTTGATCTTTTGCCAGGCAAGTAGGGGCTGTCCAGCCTTTTGGCCATCACCCCTTCTAACCCCGCTGAGCTGACGGCGTCAAAAAAATCAAGGCCAGAACCCACTACATATTGGGAAATAATCAGGTCTGGGCCCTGCTCAACCAGTTCATTCAATATTTCTTTTCTGGTTTTCAACGGTAGATCCATCACATTTTCCCCAGCCCGAAACAGTATATCAAAAGCGATAAAGGTGGCCGGTGTTTGCCTGGCTAATCTGGCCACCTTGAGGGAATCAGTGATTTTACTCCTACCCTGTAGGGCGCCAAAGGATGGTTTACCGTCTTGTAACACAACTATTTCCCCGTCTAACAAGGTTGGCCGTTGTTTAACCTTTAAATGCAGTCCATGTAACTCTGGAAAGCTGGGTGTTAAATCCAGTTGGTTGCGGGATAATATAATGGTCTTGTCATCAAGGTAGGCCAACCCCCGGTAACCGTCCCACTTAATTTCATATAAAAAATCTGAATTGTCAAAGGGAGCGGTTTTGACAGCCAACATGGGTTTTATTTTGGGTAAAACTGAATTCACTGGCATTCCTCCAGTGGCTTAAGCACCTGCCGCCTTTTTGGTGCCAGCTGCCTTTTTAGCAGTTGCCCCTTTTTTCTTAGGGCCACCCCGTTCTTGTTTAGCTAAATCTATGCTCGCTTTTAGGGCAGTCATTAAATCTACTACTTTGTCCGTTTCAGGAGTAGGCGGCACCTCCACCCCTTCCCCGGCTACCTTGGCTTGGATAACTTCCATTAATTGCTGGCGATATTCATCAGTATATTTTTCCGGTGCAAATTCAGCTGAGAGGTTGTTAATCAGGTTGACAGCCATTTTTAATTCATTTTCATGGATATCCACGTTGTATTCTAATTCCGGTATACCAGTGGGCTTTCTTACTTCATCAGGGTAAAACATGGTACTCATGGTTAAAACCCCGTCATCTACCCGCAGGGCCGCCAGAGACTCCTTATTGCGAATAACCACCTTGGCCACTGCCACTTTACCGGTTTCCTGCATTGATTTTTTAAGCAATTCATATACCTTTTGGCCCCCCTCACCCGGTGCCAAATAATAACCCTTATCAAAATAAAGAGGATTTATATCTTTTAAGTCCACAAAATCTACAATATTAATACTTTTGGTGTTCTCCCCTGGTAAATTTTCAAAATCCTCTTCCTTCATCACCACATATTTCCCCTTTTCATATTCATAACCCCTAACAATCTCTTCATTTGACACCTCGGTATCGCAGTAGGGACAATAGCGGCGGTACTGAATTGGTGTTTTACATTTATCGTGCAGGTAATTAAATTTGATATTCTTCCTTTCCGTGGCGGCATACATTTTTACCGGTACGTAAACTAAACCAAAACTAACAGCACCTTTCCACAGAGGCCTCATACTGTTCACTCCATTGTTTTTGGTGTAGTATCCCCTGGCCAGAAAAAAAAATCCCGGCATGCCGGGATTTGAAGCTTCTTTAGATAAACTTTTTACTTCCCTTTTCACCATTAAAACTGAATAACACTGGTTTATTATCAATTTGGGTTTCCAGGTGTACAGGGCGGTTCCATAACTTGTAGATATGAACCAGGGTTTTTTCCAAATATAAAATATCCAGCTCCCGCTGCTCATACAGGTGGCGCAAATAAAGTTCCCCGCGTTTGCCAAAATCGCCGTCTTCCACCACAATTGTGGGAAAACCGGCGTTGGTCATACTGTCCACCAGATGATCTCTTATTTTCTCCCAATTTTTCTCCACAATTTTCCAATCATGACCAATTCTTCGGTAGAGATATAAATCTAATTCTTCAACTAATTCTTTGGTTAAGTAGTTGCGGATAAAGGATATATCATTTTCCAATTCCCTGACCTCAAATATCTTTTCCCGTCCCGCTCCCGGGCCAAATTCCTTATCCCAGCGTTTCTCAATATCCTCAAAAATTTTTAAGCCCACATAGTAAGGATTGATACTGCTGCGGGAAGGCAGCACCACTCCTGCATGCATTTTGGCAAACTCCAGGGCTTCTGATTCTGTTAAGTCCATTTCCCGCATAATTCTTAAATGCCAGTAGGTGGCCCACCCCTCGTTCATGATTTTAGTCTGCATCTGGGGCCAGAAGTATAACATTTCATCCCTTAAAGTAGAAATAATATCCAACTGCCATTCCTCAAGGTCTTTGGCATGCTCCATGATAAATAACAAAATATCTTTTTCCGGCTGAGGGGGAATTTTACTGTGTTTTCTGAAACACTCCCCCTGGCAACTGCATGAATGATTTTTATCCAGTTCCCATAAATCATCATAGGGGGAGGCAGGTTTAGTCTGGCAGCATCCATTGTTTTGATCCTTGTTTTTATTTTCCACCTTTGGTTTAATCATTCTATGGGGGTCTACATGTTCCTGGATCGACATCACCGAATCAATGAAGGCTTCCACTTTATCCTGACCGTGCACCATTTCATAATGGCGGAAACGATCCGCAGCCACCGCCATGGATTCTATAATATCTTTAGGGTTGGTGAAACTAAAGTAAATATTATTTTTAAAAAAGTCGCAGTGGGCTAATACGTGGGCCGCCACCATTTTATTTTGAATAATGGAATTACCTTCTAGTAAAAAAGCATAACAGGGGTCGGAATTGATCACCATTTCATAAATTCTACTTAAATTATAATCATACATGGTTTTCATACGGTGGTACGATTTACCAAAGGACCAGTGTGTATATCTGGTGGGCATACTATAGGCCCCGAAGGTGTAGATGATTTCACTAGGACAAATTTCAAAACGCATGGGATAAAAGTCCAACTTAAATTGGCGAGCAATCTCTATCATTTTAGGAATAGCTGCTTCAAGTTGTCGCAATTCCTCCAGAACCTGGTCGGCCATCTATGTTACCCTCCCTTTTGGTCTGGATTTTTGAAAAAGGTCTTTAACGCCGGGTACACTCCTGACTTATCCCTAATACTAACACTGACGAAACGTGGGTGGGTCACTCGCTTGTAGGCTGAGCTTAAGGTGCTGGTATAGTAATAAGGGCCCTCTATTTCACCATAACCCACCAGTTGACACTTCATCAGCAGTTGTTCAATAAGCTTAATGCACTGCTCATTATCACTGGTGAGATTGTCGCCATCAGAGAAATGAAAGGCGTAAATATTGTAGTCATCCCTGGGATAACGGGAATCAATTATATCCAGAGCCAGTTTGTATACTGAAGAACACCTGGTACCACCGCTTTCCCCTTTGGTAAAAAACTCCTCCTCAGTTACCTCTTTAGCCTCAGTATGGTGGGCCAAAAAGACAATTTCCACATTTTGATACTTGGTGCGCAGGAAGCGAACCATCCAGAAAAAGAAACTTCTGGCAATATATTTCTCAAAAGGGCCCATGGAACCGGAGGTATCCATCATGGCTATTACCACCGCGCTGGACTCATATTTGGGTACCACTTCCCAAGTTTTATAACGTAGGTCCTCGGGTGTAATACCATGGATGCCCGGTTTACCCTTAAGGGCATTTCTTTTTAGAACTTCCAAGATGGTTCTTTTACGGTCAATGTTACTTTGTATGCCGTACTTTCGTACATCCCTAAATTCCACCGATTCGGAGGCTAACTTTTTATTTTTCTTCTCTTCCAGGTTAGGCAGGCTTAAATCCTGAAATACTATTTCTTCAATCTCTTCCATGGTCACATCCGCTTCGTAATAATCATATCCAGGTTGGTCCCCCGCCCCCGGACCTTTACCCGGACCCTGCTGGGAGTCGGAATCAATAATATCCCCTACTTTGCTGTTACCATTACCCTGCCCGGCGTGTTTTTGTTTTCTAAAGTCATATCTAAACCGGTATTGTTCCAATGAGCGGATGGGAATTTTAACTACCCGTCGGCCATCAGATAAAATAATACTCTCTTCACTTACTATATCAGCCAGATTCTTTTTAATTGCTTCCCGCACTTTTTGGCGGTGCCGTTGCTGGTCGACTTCACCCTTACGGTGAAGCGACCAGTCCTCCCGGGTAATAATAAAGTTTTGCAAAGCCATCACCCCTAGCGGCTCAACAGACTACCCACATACTTTAATAATTCGTTGGCACATATCGGACAATAACCATGTTCGGCAATAAGGCGGGCACTCACTTCATTGATTCGTTTAAGCTGTTCTGCATCAGGTGTCTTGCTGGAGGTGGTAATCTTAACTACATCCTTTAGGTCGGCAAATAATTTCTTTTCAATGGCCTCCCGCAGACGTTCATGACTATTGTAATTAAATTTCTTATTCTTTCTGGCATAGATGGACAGGCGAATCAAAATTTCTTCCCGAAAAGCCTTCTTGGCATTCTCAGAAATACCGATTTGCTCTTCAATGGAACGCATCAGCTTCTCGTCGGGATCCAATTCTTCATCGGTAATAGGATCCTTAATTTTAACACCGTTACAAAAAGCTTCTACATTATCCAAATAGTTATTAAACAAGGTTTTAGCTGATTCCTCAAAGGAGTAAACAAAAGCTTTTTGTACTTCCTTTTTGGCCATTTCGTCATACTCTTTTCTGGCAATAGAAATGAAGTTAAGCAACCTTTCTCTTTCTTCCTGGGTAATGGACGGGTGCTGATCCAAGCCGTCCTTTAAGGCCCGCAGTACATCCAAGGGATTGATACACTGGGTGTTAGTGCGGATTAAAGCCGAGGACAGGCGGTTGATTACATAACGGGGATCTACGCCACTCATCCCTTCATCAACGGCTTCATTTTGTAACTCTTTAAGATCCTTTTGCTTAAAGCCCTCTACGTCCTCCCCATCGTAAAGTTTCATTTTCTTAACAATGTCCATGCCCTGCTTCTTGGACTCCTTCAACCGGGACAAGACGGAGAAAATACTGGCCACCCTTAAGGCGTGAGGAGCAATGTGCACATTACTTAAATCACTTTGTTTAATTAGCTTTTCATAAATCTTAACTTCGTCACTAACCCTGAGATTGTAAGGAATCTTCATGACAATGATCCGGGACTGCAGGGCTTCATTCTTTTTGTTGCTAATAAAAGACCGGTATTCATTTTCGTTAGTATGGGCAATAATCATTTCATCGGCATAGATCAAGGCAAAACGACCGGCTTTAAAATTTCCCTCTTGGGATAGGGACAAAAGATTCCACAGGAACTTTTCATCACATTTTAACATTTCCTGGAATTCCATTAGACCCCGGTTAGATATATTTAATTCGCCGTCAAAGCGGTAAGCCCGAGGATCCGATTCTGAGCCATATTCAGCAATGGTGGAAAAATCAATGCTGCCTGTAAGATCTGCAATGTCTTGGGATTTCGGATCTGAAGGGGTAAAGGTACCTATACCTACCCGATTATCTTCAGAAAGAAACACCCTTTCCACCAGCACCTTTTCAATTTTCCCCTCATACTCAGTCTCCAGCCGCAAACGGCAGGAGGGACATAACTCGCCTTCAATATAAACACCATATTCCTTTTGAAACTCTTCTCTTAACTCCTTAGGGATCAAGTGCAGTGGTTCTTCATGCATGGGACAGCCTTTAATACCGTAAATGGCCCCATTTTCTGTCCTGCTATAGCGTTCCAAACCCTGTTTCAACATAGCTACCAGGGTGGACTTACCGCCGCTGACCGGTCCCATCAGTAACAGTATCCGCTTGCGCACATCCAAACGCCGGGCGGCCGGGTGGAAATATTCCTCCACCAATTTTTCCAGAGTTCGGTCAAGGCCAAAGATTTCTTTAGAAAAAAATTTATAAACCTTACCTCTTTCTGTCTCTTCAATACCGGCATCTTTTATCATATTGTAAATTCTGGCGTGGGCCAATTGAGTGACATAGGGTTTTTCTTTTACTATGGCTAAATAGTCCTGAAATGTCCCTTCCCATGCTAAACTTTTTTCCAGTGACCGGTACTCTTCCAGGCGTTTTAAAAATTCCACGTATCTATTCCTCCTAACTACGTATTTGCAGCTGGTAAACAAAACTTAAGGTAACTACCTAATTTATATGCCGACCCAAGCCCAAAAAGACGGTTTGTACCTTAAGTAACCTGTTGAGATCCTGACATAGTTCTAAGGGGCCATGCTTAATTTGAATTATTCTATGCCCGAATTTTAAAAGGGTTACAATGGGTAAAAAATAAACGGCTCCTAAAGAACCGTATAAAACGAAAAACCGCCTCAAGGCGGTTGCTTAATCA from Desulfotomaculum nigrificans DSM 574 harbors:
- a CDS encoding SulP family inorganic anion transporter; amino-acid sequence: MNVTKFVPIVDTLRTYDKKNFRFDLIAALTVAVVALPQSMAYAMIAGVSPAYGLYSAIVLTIIGSAFGSSHHLATGPTNAICLLISSYMAAYVGQGNFFATLFLLTFMVGAIQFAMGVFRLGSLVNYVSHAVIVGFTAGAGVIIAMGQLNSLLGIKLPSGHLSSIGKVIACFENIDKTNYVALGLGLFTIAVILICKKINKNLPGALLGIIFSVVLVMVFDLEKYGLKMAGNIPTAIPPLSMPNFSLEAAGDLAVGALVVAIIGLVEAVSISKAIASRTLQKIDPNQEFIGQGLANMVGAFLSSIPGSGSFTRSAITYQNGGKTRLTGVMVGFIILIVLIFFAPYAKYIPNASLAGVIMVVAYSMIDKKAVAKVLKTNRNDAIVLVVTALTTILAPELEDAIYAGVAISLILYLKDSGVASVRTLTPVQASDGRFVEQEFNGQRSISGEQPISIIQLEGNLYFGSSADLENKLNNAFNDAKVFLIRFKGVGVIDITALEVIEAFINRAQSDGRKVILSGVDAKLYKMLEKMHIVHHIGEENIFMSEDEVFASSGKALEEASSFVRSVNYSVQERTVQA
- a CDS encoding WYL domain-containing protein codes for the protein MVSRKLKIKHNHAQNLEIVLRELRQGKTLGGTSLEQLADKCNVSTRQIYRYFNELQNMGFKILKTVNPVTSRHGYIIKEPDNLEQGADLYLLDMIGNLEQLKNEIQSAILFVKELLLRTWLLQNGIVLPLTCPIISYNLNDAVTIHKQRLVISDSLEEPLEELKLKVIPKAAGMVARSLAAEIVARQRNLDGDYIFNIRTKRLKEVGGLIMQWGGQVEVLEPGWLRHKIIENCKLIIHEYHKKKMSKSSIYSTNDKLPISQ
- a CDS encoding HPP family protein, encoding MPGHLEKKVKDIMVPIQDYATVFLENSLRDAMFVLKNTFYAGCTAGSEPHRSVLVFDKEKRLVGTLSFRDVIGSLQIPGDLPKHWEGFFTRLCLAHAHKKVKDVMRPIGTVSLNANDNIINAIYLLLNQDLDLVPVLEHGNVIGMVRPVEIFKEVSELVEENAF
- a CDS encoding ATP-binding protein, translated to MLKIWKNQSLAFQIMLTVSALILIPVLVMIYDIFFASAKDEMLLKTKEERLGTMVQTTVKGLNDVLSENQTGFSTLATNEQVKILGDAFKTVAKPLADANPGVRLGLYYPKTHDIFVYGFLHQYRPLSPDEIKQRQKRIFNEASSGLTAVSATKEPLSRITGSLGDQTFEYLAPVIHNDELIAIAWADEQVHPVVSQSRRFSLIVRYLTLFGLIFGTATALYVIHNLASEVSLIKKGLIRMEEDFSVRLPQMPGEMGEVVQAINNMADSLKEKKRLEEELRRSERLAALGRLVTGVAHELRNPLGIVKATVQVMEGEYKKTVPGIEEYTKVICEQINRGNKVIQELLDFGRPSKPIVRPTDLNGLLDSVLTFTHPMLRQNKIDLNKELAPDLPLAAIDADRIKQVFVNLILNAIQAMPGGGKLTIKTLAENDKVKVCFSDTGGGINPDDLPRIFDPFYTTKDEGAGLGLSISYQIIHMHNGKIWVAETSPSGTTICISLPQSAQWKGSVLLDSENTGH
- a CDS encoding sigma-54-dependent transcriptional regulator, which gives rise to MTRKILVIDDEEHMCWALEKGLRQEGYQVLTATRGKQGLELIRNEVPSLVILDLKMPEMDGLEVLVRAKEMMPKLPVIMITAHGTIDTAIEAMKLGATDYITKPFDLDELKLVVKQALMVNQLEVEVNFLRSELSQKYDRIVGNSQAIQDVCTLIEKVADSNATVLITGESGTGKEVTALTIHQLSSRRDKPFVPINCAALPESLLESELFGHEKGAFTGAVARKLGRFELANEGTLFLDEITEMPLSMQVKLLRVLQEKTFERVGGTESIQVDVRVIAATNRDPMECIKKGTFREDLYYRLNVLPIKLPPLRERVEDIPLLVMHFLKKFNPSKEPAISPDAMGLLSTYQWPGNIRELQNVIERAVILSQGQEIKPYHLPKEIQKTDTNKGSEEQNTSLVINFPDQGISLEELEKELILKALEKSNGNQTKASQLLGITRSALLYRAQKYQIKL
- the ligD gene encoding non-homologous end-joining DNA ligase; translated protein: MNSVLPKIKPMLAVKTAPFDNSDFLYEIKWDGYRGLAYLDDKTIILSRNQLDLTPSFPELHGLHLKVKQRPTLLDGEIVVLQDGKPSFGALQGRSKITDSLKVARLARQTPATFIAFDILFRAGENVMDLPLKTRKEILNELVEQGPDLIISQYVVGSGLDFFDAVSSAGLEGVMAKRLDSPYLPGKRSSYWKKIRRIQSAELVICGWEKGEGHRSLGSLILAGFDHGRWVYMGKVGTGFTEDEEMRLLALLQPLVIESPVLEVPKAELRFPTWVKPEIVCEVTFTEISHEGRLRHPSYKGTRPDKMPEECPPIQN